From one Triticum urartu cultivar G1812 chromosome 3, Tu2.1, whole genome shotgun sequence genomic stretch:
- the LOC125543243 gene encoding GDSL esterase/lipase At5g45910-like — protein MTMRRRLSACVLLLLVLAGQQAAAKKYAAIFNFGDSLVDAGNLVVDGIPEYLATAKLPYGMTYFGYPTGRCSDGRLVVDFIAQELGLPLLPPSKARNATFHHGANFAITGATALDTSYFVAKGLGKTVWNSGSLHTQIKWLQEMKPKICSSPEECRGLFRRSLFIVGEFGGNDYNSPLFAFRPLEEVHEFVGDVVNSIGEGIEKLIAEGAVELVVPGVLPIGCFPVYLSIFRKQPEMYGGKSGCIKDLNTLSWVHNVALQRKIVELRKKHADVRIMYADYYTPTIQFVLHAEKWGMLRQKPRACCGAAGVGVYNFNLTSKCGEPGAYACDDPSNHWSWDGIHLTEASYGHIARGWLYGPFADPPIVGNRNLE, from the exons ATGACGATGAGGCGCCGGTTATCGGCCTGCGTCCTCCTCCTGCTCGTGCTCGCGGGGCAGCAGGCGGCGGCCAAGAAGTACGCCGCCATCTTCAACTTCGGGGACTCCCTGGTGGACGCCGGCAACCTCGTCGTGGACGGCATCCCGGAGTACCTCGCCACCGCGAAGCTGCCCTACGGCATGACCTACTTCGGCTACCCCACCGGCCGCTGCTCCGACGGCCGCCTCGTCGTCGACTTCATCG CGCAGGAGCTGGGGCTgccgctgctgccgccgtccaagGCGCGCAACGCCACGTTCCACCACGGCGCCAACTTCGCCATCACCGGCGCCACGGCGCTGGACACCAGCTACTTCGTGGCCAAGGGGCTGGGCAAGACGGTGTGGAACTCCGGCTCCCTGCACACCCAGATCAAGTGGCTGCAGGAGATGAAGCCCAAAATCTGCAGCTCCCCCGAAG AGTGCAGGGGCCTGTTCCGGCGGTCGCTGTTCATCGTGGGCGAGTTCGGCGGCAACGACTACAACTCGCCGCTCTTCGCGTTCCGGCCGCTGGAGGAGGTGCACGAGTTCGTGGGGGACGTCGTCAACTCCATCGGCGAGGGAATCGAG AAGCTGATCGCGGAGGGGGCGGTGGAGCTGGTGGTGCCCGGGGTGCTGCCGATCGGCTGCTTCCCGGTGTACCTGTCCATCTTCCGGAAGCAGCCGGAGATGTACGGCGGCAAGAGCGGGTGCATCAAGGACCTCAACACGCTGTCGTGGGTGCACAACGTGGCGCTGCAGCGCAAGATCGTGGAGCTCCGGAAGAAGCACGCCGACGTGCGCATCATGTACGCCGACTACTACACGCCCACCATCCAATTCGTCCTCCACGCCGAGAAATGGG GGATGCTGAGGCAGAAGCCGAGGGCGTGCTGCGGGGCGGCGGGCGTGGGGGTGTACAACTTCAACCTGACGTCCAAGTGCGGAGAGCCCGGCGCGTACGCGTGCGACGACCCCTCCAACCACTGGAGCTGGGACGGCATCCACCTCACGGAGGCCTCCTACGGCCACATCGCCAGGGGCTGGCTCTACGGGCCCTTCGCCGACCCGCCCATCGTCGGCAACCGGAACCTCGAGTAG
- the LOC125543244 gene encoding protein RALF-like 9, producing the protein MAQASEFSLVRSCFRRRAQLKGTLCSASANVVGHLLVSSFFVLCSLLGRTQEGGAGMGKVMSMRLALVVLVLASLVLAAQEADGARPASTDGVISYGALLRGNGANTSDASVRPSAVANSYTRGCSKINRCRG; encoded by the coding sequence ATGGCACAGGCCTCTGAGTTTTCTCTGGTCCGCTCGTGTTTTAGGCGGCGTGCCCAGTTGAAAGGGACCCTTTGCTCTGCATCTGCCAACGTCGTAGGTCACCTCCTCGTATCAAGTTTCTTTGTTCTCTGTTCTTTGCTTGGAAGAACACAGGAGGGAGGAGCAGGCATGGGGAAGGTGATGAGCATGCGGCTCGCGCTGGTGGTCCTGGTGCTGGCGAGCCTCGTGCTGGCGGCCCAGGAGGCCGACGGGGCGCGGCCAGCGTCGACCGACGGCGTTATCAGCTACGGTGCTCTCCTGCGCGGGAACGGCGCCAACACCTCCGACGCCAGCGTCCGGCCTTCCGCGGTGGCCAACTCTTACACGCGCGGCTGCAGCAAGATCAACCGTTGCCGCGGCTGA